The genomic interval CCGCTTGCTACTCTCAACTCAAAATGAACCGGAAAAAAATGCGGGGAGGCACTCTTGTCTTGCAGGAGCGGTATTTTCAACCACTCAGGTTCTCCTTATGGGAAAGAGTTTATGGTGATATTTTACTGTTCGGATTCATTGGCAGTCCGGTATTGAACCGGACTTAAAAGATCTGCAAGTTCGTTCGGATTGGATATTTCAATATGTAAAAACCATCCCTTACCGTAAGGGTCTTCATTTATTAATTGTGGACTTTCCCTGAGTTCCTGATTAATTTTTGTCACCTTGCCGGAAAGGGGTGCATAAATGTCATATGCAGCTTTTACTGACTCAACTACTGCACAGGGAGCGCCCATCTTCAGTTCTCTTCCTATTAACGGCAATTCGACGTACACTATGTCCTGCAATTGATGCTGGGCATGGTCAGTAATGCCAATGGATACTTCATTCCCGTGTATTTTTTTTACCCATTCGTGCGTTTTTGTATACTGAAGTTCTTCTGGTATATTCATTTTTTTGACTCCCTCTTATAAAACGGGGTTTTTACAATTCGTGCTTCGTGATAATTATCCCGGATTTGTATTTGTATCTCTTCCCCGGCTATTGCATGCTGAATGGTAATTCTGGCAAGGCCAATACCCTTTTTCGTCGTTGGGTTAAATGTTCCGCTGGTAACTTTTCCTATCTTCTCTCCCTTTTTCAGAACAGGATAATCGTGACGCGGAATACCCTGATCCAACATTTCGAATCCAATTATTTTATGTTTGACGCCCCCAGCCTTCTGTTCCTGCAGTGACTCTTTTCCTATAAAAGAATCTTTGCCAAACTTCACCGTCCAGTCGATAAGGGTCTCCAGGGGAGTTACCGTTTCGTCCATATCGTTTCCGTAAAGCATAAAACATGCCTCAAGGCGTAGCGTATCCCTCGCTCCAAGCCCAACAGGCCTCAGTCCCTTCGCCTCGTTTTTTTTCAAAAAAATATCCCAGAGTCTGAGGGCGTAAGTTGCATCAACCAATATTTCCACACCATCCTCACCGGTATATCCCGTTCTTGAAATAATCATGGGTAAATCATCCAGAAAAAATTCATCAAAACAAAACCTTTTGAGGTACTTAAAATCAGTCTCCAGGGTATTTTTGAGCATTTGCAGGGCAGACGGACCTTGTAATGCGATAATTGACATTTCATCAGTGACATTTTTTAATTTCAGAGACCAGTAGGGTTTTGCCTGTTCCGTTAACCACGCCAGGTCCTTTTCAGTATTTGCACAGTTTACGATAAAGAGAAATGCATTTCGGTTCATTTTATAAACCATAATATCGTCAACAATGCCTCCTTTTTCATTGCACAGAGGTGAATAGAGAGCCTGTTTTTCCGACAATGGCGCTGCGTCATTCGTAATCACCTGCTGCACAAAGGAAAAGGCGTCATCTCCGGAAATCTCAAATTTTCCCATATGGGATATATCGAAGATACCGGCATTTTTTCGAACAAGGAGGTGTTCATTGATGATGCTGTCATATTGGATGGGCATCAGGTAGTTATGAAAAGATACCATCTTTGCATGGTATTTAAGGTGTGATTCATACAGCGGCGTTTTTTTCATCACAAAATACCCCTTAAGTGCGCAAATATCGCCACAATTCAGGCAAATACCTGTGCGTTAATTCCATCGTAAGACAGGAAAAAATCTTACGGAATTATGATGAAGAGTTTTTACACTTCAGTTATCGTAATGGTAACCGCACGTTTCCCTGATGTGGAAAAAGAAATCGTTTTTATTGTACGGATACAGGGAACATAACTGCGGTCTTTGATCATATACCTTACACAGTGAAAGCCCTTTTTCATCGTAGCATAGATTTTTGCACCGGATCGACGCCTGGCAGCAACGACCGCACCGCAAGCAATTGCCTGCCCGCTCTTTAATTGACACACGAACTTCCTGTTTATTGAATATATAATAAATGCGTCTCCATGCCTGAAGCAAAAGCGCGGAACAAAAGATATCAACTCTTTGAATAATTTGATGAACTTTTTTTATTTCAAGCCTGCTAATAAGCTCTGTCACTAATTTCTACCCTCTTCTTAAATTTTCTATCAAATAATTTCCCGCAAAGAATAATTGGTTCATTTTGTTTAAAAAAGGCAGATCCCATTCCTCTACTAAAACCACTTACCGAAAATAAAACATCCGGGCCTTAGACCACAAGAAAGAAGGAAGAGGCATTCTCCGCCAAAATCCTTTGACCTAAAATGATTACAAAGTTGTATGGCAATCTGTTTTTGTACTAAATTTTTAAAACGATATACGTTTGCAATTCATAGCAAAATTATTTATTTCAGTCAAGACAAATGCTCGTAAATTACTGACTTGTTTTTTGTAAAGAACATACTTTTTCAAAAATCTAAACTCTTACTACAATTATTCACCATCGAACTTGATATCTTTCACTTCAAGTTCTATACTGCTGTTATTCATCCAGTTATTTTCCTTTAAAACGACCGCCAGTGAACATGTGCTGCCATTCTTTAGCAGCCGGTCAATTTCATCGCCCATGCCAAATCCGATAGCCTTCATAGACACATTGCCTTGTTTTACATAGAAGCTGAGGTGTTGTCCATTCGATCCTATACGGCGCGGTTTACCGGCAATCTGCAGGTCTTTTATGGCAAACACGGGGATATGGTTTCCTTCGCCATGGGGAGATAAAAGTTGCAATTCCATTAATAATCCCCTGTTTAACGTGGAGAGATCAACCGCTACGTCAATATTCAGAAAAGGAACAAGGTCTTCTTTCTGGAGTTTTTGCGCCATCATCCGATTCAGCAATGTGCGAAAATCTCCTATATTGTCAGGATGAATCTTTAATCCCGCCGCCTGGGCATGCCCCCCTACGGAAATTAACATATTTTTGCAACATTCTAACGCATCCAGCATATGAAATGATGGTATGGAACGGGCAGAACCATGCCCAATCTCATCGGCAACGGCAATCATTACCGCGGGACGGTTAAACTCCTCTGCAATTTTTGAAGCGATAATTCCGACTATTCCCGGGTGCCATTCCTGGTCTGCCAATACAATCGCCAGCGTTTCATCGAGGTTTATTTCATCTACGATTTTCTGCCTGGCAGCGGAGAGTATGTCAAGCTGCATCGCCCTTCTCCGGTTATTTTCCTCTTCCAGAAAAAGTGCAATTTCTTTTGCCTTTTCATTGCAGGCCGTTGTTAGCATCTCAACAACGACTCCTGCATCGCTGACACGGCCGGGTGCGTTTATACGGGGACCTAAACGGTATCCTACATGGGAAGTGTCAAGGTTTATATTGGTGAGTGAAGATACCTCCAGTAGCGCCTGCAGTCCAGGTATTTTTGTTTGCTGCAATGCCCCAAGCCCATATTTTGTCAGGATACGGTTTTCGCCCACAAGCGGAACCACGTCGGCAATAGTCCCCAGCGCAACCAAACCCATAGCACTTATAAGAAAATCCTTAAACTCATTCGATACCTTTTTTTGCGGAAAATAATGCTGCCCAACCGACCATGCCAGCATGAAAGCAATGCCAACCCCGGAAAAATCCCGGAAGGTCTTTTCCGTTGCCTTTAATTTTGGGTTAATTATTGCAAATGCATCCGGGATTTCCTGTGAAGGCTGATGATGGTCGGTAATAATAAGCTCAATGCCATATGATCGTGCAATCTCCGCCTCCCTGCATGCGCTAATGCCGCAATCAACCGTTAAAATAAGATCCGTACCCCCTGCTTTTAACTTAGCAATGGCCTCCGCATTTAAACCATACCCTTCTTCCAGCCTTTCAGGAATATAGTAATTTACCCTTGCATCAAACATTTTTAAACAACGGTACATGAGGGCGGTGGCGGTTAAGCCGTCAACATCATAATCGCCATAGATGACTATTTTCTCTCCGTTGCGTATGGCTTCATTAATTCTGACTGAGGCTTTTTCAATATCGGGAAGGTTGGAAGGGTCTGATAATGTTGATATTTGAGGCTGAAGAAAACCTTTCGCTGCACCTACATCTGTAATGCCGCGGTTAATGAGTATCTGTGCAAGTAAGTTTGAAATTCTAAGATTACCTGCAATCTCCGTTTGAAGTTCGATATTATTCGGGGCAATGAACCACCTTTTACTCATAATCCTGTCGCACCAGCAGCGTTAAACCGTCATAAAGAATTCAGATAACCGTCTTCAAAATCTCTCTAAAATTACAAAAATATAACACGATCAGAGGCATTCCGCAATTGAATAATATCTATTTGCTGCTTTTATTCCGCCAGCAGGCATTTATCTTCTTTGCTTTCGGTGTATAATCTTTTTATTGAAAAGCATCTTGTGATGTGATAACATTTTTTCTCTATGCGCTCTTCATATCACATTAGTACAGAAACAAATTGTAATTATCAACCTCGCCACTAGAATCTTTTATTAACGTTTTACCCGTAGCGCGTAAGTTTTAAAATGAAAAA from Candidatus Kuenenia stuttgartiensis carries:
- the gcvH gene encoding glycine cleavage system protein GcvH; this encodes MNIPEELQYTKTHEWVKKIHGNEVSIGITDHAQHQLQDIVYVELPLIGRELKMGAPCAVVESVKAAYDIYAPLSGKVTKINQELRESPQLINEDPYGKGWFLHIEISNPNELADLLSPVQYRTANESEQ
- the gcvT gene encoding glycine cleavage system aminomethyltransferase GcvT, whose translation is MKKTPLYESHLKYHAKMVSFHNYLMPIQYDSIINEHLLVRKNAGIFDISHMGKFEISGDDAFSFVQQVITNDAAPLSEKQALYSPLCNEKGGIVDDIMVYKMNRNAFLFIVNCANTEKDLAWLTEQAKPYWSLKLKNVTDEMSIIALQGPSALQMLKNTLETDFKYLKRFCFDEFFLDDLPMIISRTGYTGEDGVEILVDATYALRLWDIFLKKNEAKGLRPVGLGARDTLRLEACFMLYGNDMDETVTPLETLIDWTVKFGKDSFIGKESLQEQKAGGVKHKIIGFEMLDQGIPRHDYPVLKKGEKIGKVTSGTFNPTTKKGIGLARITIQHAIAGEEIQIQIRDNYHEARIVKTPFYKRESKK
- the recJ gene encoding single-stranded-DNA-specific exonuclease RecJ; translation: MSKRWFIAPNNIELQTEIAGNLRISNLLAQILINRGITDVGAAKGFLQPQISTLSDPSNLPDIEKASVRINEAIRNGEKIVIYGDYDVDGLTATALMYRCLKMFDARVNYYIPERLEEGYGLNAEAIAKLKAGGTDLILTVDCGISACREAEIARSYGIELIITDHHQPSQEIPDAFAIINPKLKATEKTFRDFSGVGIAFMLAWSVGQHYFPQKKVSNEFKDFLISAMGLVALGTIADVVPLVGENRILTKYGLGALQQTKIPGLQALLEVSSLTNINLDTSHVGYRLGPRINAPGRVSDAGVVVEMLTTACNEKAKEIALFLEEENNRRRAMQLDILSAARQKIVDEINLDETLAIVLADQEWHPGIVGIIASKIAEEFNRPAVMIAVADEIGHGSARSIPSFHMLDALECCKNMLISVGGHAQAAGLKIHPDNIGDFRTLLNRMMAQKLQKEDLVPFLNIDVAVDLSTLNRGLLMELQLLSPHGEGNHIPVFAIKDLQIAGKPRRIGSNGQHLSFYVKQGNVSMKAIGFGMGDEIDRLLKNGSTCSLAVVLKENNWMNNSSIELEVKDIKFDGE